The following coding sequences lie in one Cyanobacterium sp. Dongsha4 genomic window:
- a CDS encoding TPM domain-containing protein → MHHRIVTKVILALFVGLISLGTWFIFPTHPAYAVNNPELLPEEVTPVVDLANYLPDLQQESLIEDIESFEQETGWKLRVLTQYERSPGRAVINFWGLDDRSILLVADGKGGNLLAFSVGDDVYDLLPRTFWIELQTRFGNMYYVREHGENNAIVHTIDTVKNCLADGGCLVVPGLPKEQWILTLVTSVVGGVIFGLAALPRKEGQVFAWQWVLIISPLWGILFFAFGMGPVVSRTSEWLPLFRNIIGFALGALVAYFSPLLNQQSPSET, encoded by the coding sequence ATGCACCATCGTATTGTTACTAAAGTAATCCTTGCTTTGTTTGTCGGTTTAATCAGTTTGGGAACTTGGTTTATATTTCCCACTCATCCTGCCTACGCTGTTAATAACCCTGAATTACTGCCCGAAGAAGTTACTCCTGTCGTTGATTTAGCCAATTATTTACCGGATTTGCAACAAGAATCTCTGATTGAGGATATAGAAAGTTTTGAACAGGAAACAGGCTGGAAATTAAGAGTTTTAACCCAATATGAACGTTCTCCCGGAAGAGCCGTAATTAATTTTTGGGGTTTGGATGATCGCAGTATCCTTCTTGTAGCAGATGGAAAAGGGGGAAATTTACTAGCTTTTAGTGTTGGGGATGATGTTTATGATTTATTACCCCGTACTTTTTGGATTGAGTTACAAACTCGCTTCGGCAATATGTATTATGTGAGGGAGCATGGGGAAAATAATGCGATCGTCCATACTATTGATACGGTTAAAAATTGTTTGGCAGATGGAGGATGTTTAGTAGTACCTGGATTACCAAAAGAACAATGGATTTTAACTTTAGTAACTTCAGTGGTAGGTGGTGTTATCTTCGGTTTAGCCGCATTACCTCGTAAAGAAGGTCAAGTTTTTGCATGGCAGTGGGTTTTAATTATTTCTCCTTTATGGGGAATTTTATTTTTCGCTTTTGGCATGGGACCTGTGGTTTCTCGTACCTCTGAGTGGTTGCCTTTATTTCGCAATATTATTGGTTTTGCTTTAGGTGCGTTGGTTGCCTATTTTTCTCCTCTACTCAATCAACAAAGTCCCTCAGAAACTTAA
- a CDS encoding type II toxin-antitoxin system HicB family antitoxin — MKIEYTFWQENDGKYLGYLNEYPDYWTQGETLEDLEEHLKDLYKEFSVHFIPSIKKVALLEI; from the coding sequence ATGAAAATAGAATATACATTTTGGCAAGAAAATGACGGTAAATATTTAGGTTATCTAAATGAGTATCCAGATTATTGGACACAAGGAGAAACATTAGAGGATTTAGAAGAACATCTTAAGGATCTGTATAAAGAGTTTTCTGTTCACTTTATTCCTAGTATTAAAAAAGTGGCATTATTAGAAATTTAA
- a CDS encoding type II toxin-antitoxin system HicA family toxin has translation MKRKDLIKIIEKHGCILIRHGGKHNIYQNPDAGISQPIPRQKEINERLAKKIIKDLTNN, from the coding sequence ATGAAACGGAAAGACTTAATTAAAATTATAGAAAAACATGGGTGTATTTTGATTCGTCATGGAGGAAAGCACAATATTTATCAAAATCCCGATGCTGGAATTTCTCAGCCAATTCCAAGACAGAAAGAAATTAATGAAAGATTAGCTAAGAAAATAATTAAAGATTTAACTAACAATTAA
- a CDS encoding GFA family protein yields MNEKHSGSCLCGEIKYEIDGDFESFYLCHCKYCQKDTGSAHAANLFSSSAKLKWSTGQDKVIIYSLPSTRHSRSFCSVCGSAVPTQHFKNALLVVPAGSLDSAVTIKANAHLFISSRASWDHDLEKLPCYDGLPT; encoded by the coding sequence ATGAACGAAAAGCATTCTGGATCGTGCCTTTGTGGTGAGATTAAATACGAGATTGACGGCGATTTTGAAAGTTTCTATTTGTGTCACTGTAAATATTGCCAAAAAGATACTGGTTCTGCACATGCCGCTAATTTATTTAGCTCGTCGGCAAAGCTAAAGTGGTCTACTGGGCAAGATAAAGTTATCATTTACAGCCTGCCTTCAACACGCCACTCTAGATCGTTTTGTTCGGTCTGTGGCTCGGCGGTTCCGACACAACATTTCAAAAATGCCTTGTTGGTAGTTCCTGCTGGCAGTTTAGATAGTGCAGTGACGATAAAAGCAAACGCGCATCTTTTTATTTCAAGCAGAGCAAGCTGGGATCACGATTTGGAGAAGTTACCTTGCTACGATGGTTTGCCAACATGA